The proteins below are encoded in one region of Streptomyces roseirectus:
- a CDS encoding MHYT domain-containing protein — protein sequence MGHLDHAAFGWLTPVLSYVMACIGAALGLRCTVRALGATGRSRRNWLITAASAIGTGIWTMHFVAMLGFAVSGTDIRYDVPLTVLSLLVAMVVVCAGVFAVGYGRDRTRALLTGGLTTGIGVASMHYLGMAAVRLHGDVHYDPMAVALSVVIAVVAATAALWAALNIESPVAVTVASLVMGAAVSSMHYTGMFAVSVRVTPSGAALPGATAMQFIFPLAVGLGSYLFLTSAFVALSPTTREREASASAERAVEPAGTHA from the coding sequence ATGGGACACCTGGACCACGCAGCCTTCGGCTGGCTCACCCCCGTGCTGTCGTACGTGATGGCCTGCATAGGCGCCGCCCTCGGACTGCGCTGCACCGTGCGCGCCCTCGGCGCCACCGGACGGTCACGCCGCAACTGGCTGATCACCGCCGCCTCCGCCATCGGCACCGGCATCTGGACGATGCACTTCGTCGCCATGCTCGGCTTCGCCGTCAGCGGCACCGACATCCGCTACGACGTACCGCTGACCGTCCTCAGCCTCCTCGTCGCCATGGTCGTCGTCTGCGCGGGCGTGTTCGCCGTCGGCTACGGACGCGACCGCACGCGCGCACTGCTCACCGGCGGACTCACCACCGGAATCGGCGTCGCGAGCATGCACTACCTGGGCATGGCGGCCGTCCGGCTGCACGGCGACGTCCACTACGACCCGATGGCCGTCGCCCTCTCCGTGGTGATCGCGGTCGTCGCGGCCACCGCCGCCCTGTGGGCCGCCCTCAACATCGAATCGCCCGTCGCGGTCACCGTGGCCTCCCTGGTCATGGGCGCGGCCGTCAGCAGCATGCACTACACCGGGATGTTCGCGGTGAGCGTGCGGGTCACGCCCTCCGGGGCGGCGCTGCCCGGGGCTACGGCGATGCAGTTCATCTTCCCCCTCGCCGTCGGCCTCGGGTCCTACCTCTTCCTCACCTCGGCCTTCGTCGCCCTGTCGCCCACCACCAGGGAACGCGAGGCGTCCGCCTCCGCCGAACGGGCCGTGGAGCCCGCAGGCACGCACGCGTAG
- a CDS encoding DUF6397 family protein, producing MSQYTVARPQPLTCTPKRAARELGLKRAEVDLAVHLGRIRTVPDEGGGGRRIAYTELERLRAEPDFPESFLEGVRAVGTGEAAELLRISPARFSRLARLGVVVPVRFYLNRYRAVVWLYLADELRQFAADPGNAPLLTGRTPDDMRARLTEGADLRPRNWRGRHLGFLLRQADNPWQRAGALATFLDPAQVAELVPDPYERARLSRSRPTTPAHGAPGSPSAHLAATIMTADDPDEIAWLRADLTQALAEARTDLPAPRPAWTPEPTPEAVPDPVPAPRLRTVPAPAPSPQVTPAPRAAPAPEPRLRTQSPPDPAREAHPAPQPVPRPAPEPEPHLRTPAPRSRHRLPKWLRRRSRARQHV from the coding sequence ATGTCTCAGTACACCGTCGCCCGACCACAGCCCCTCACCTGCACGCCGAAGCGCGCGGCCCGCGAACTGGGCCTCAAGCGCGCCGAGGTGGACCTCGCCGTCCACCTCGGGCGCATCCGGACCGTGCCGGACGAGGGAGGCGGCGGCCGCCGGATCGCGTACACCGAACTCGAACGGCTGCGCGCCGAGCCGGACTTCCCGGAGTCCTTCCTCGAAGGGGTGCGCGCCGTCGGCACCGGCGAGGCCGCGGAACTCCTGCGCATCTCGCCCGCCCGCTTCTCCCGCCTCGCGCGGCTCGGAGTCGTCGTGCCGGTCCGCTTCTACCTCAACCGGTACCGGGCCGTCGTCTGGCTCTACCTCGCCGACGAACTCCGCCAGTTCGCCGCCGACCCGGGCAACGCGCCCCTGCTCACCGGCCGCACGCCCGACGACATGCGGGCCCGGCTCACCGAAGGAGCCGACCTCAGGCCCCGCAACTGGCGCGGCCGCCACCTCGGCTTCCTGCTCCGCCAGGCCGACAACCCCTGGCAGCGCGCCGGCGCCCTGGCCACCTTCCTCGACCCCGCGCAGGTCGCCGAACTCGTCCCCGACCCCTACGAGCGGGCCCGGCTGAGCCGTTCCCGCCCCACCACACCCGCGCACGGCGCCCCGGGCTCACCCTCCGCCCACCTGGCCGCGACCATCATGACGGCGGACGACCCGGACGAGATCGCGTGGCTGCGCGCCGACCTCACCCAAGCCCTCGCAGAGGCCCGTACGGACCTCCCGGCACCCCGCCCGGCATGGACCCCCGAACCGACCCCCGAAGCCGTACCCGATCCCGTGCCCGCACCGAGGCTGCGGACCGTACCGGCACCCGCCCCGAGCCCCCAGGTCACGCCCGCACCCCGGGCAGCGCCCGCACCCGAACCACGCCTGCGGACCCAGAGCCCACCCGACCCGGCACGCGAAGCCCACCCGGCGCCTCAGCCGGTACCCCGGCCCGCACCCGAACCCGAGCCGCACCTCCGGACGCCG
- a CDS encoding class I SAM-dependent methyltransferase: protein MSEYRTHVQEFFAARAAGWDERFAGDGPAYAAAVAALGLRPGHRVLDAGCGTGRALTPLRAAVGPSGTVLGADLTPAMLQAAVRAGRGRDGRLLLTDVAALPLRDGVLDAVFAAGLVAHLGEPASGLRELARVVRPGGALALFHPVGRAALAARQGRRLTPDDLRAEPNLRPLLAGSGWRMTSYTDEENRFLALAVRED, encoded by the coding sequence ATGAGCGAGTACCGCACGCACGTCCAGGAGTTCTTCGCGGCCCGCGCGGCCGGCTGGGACGAGAGGTTCGCCGGTGACGGCCCCGCCTACGCCGCCGCGGTGGCCGCGCTGGGGCTGCGGCCGGGCCATCGGGTCCTGGACGCCGGCTGCGGCACCGGGCGAGCCCTGACGCCGCTCAGGGCGGCCGTGGGGCCCTCGGGGACGGTCCTCGGGGCCGACCTGACCCCGGCGATGCTCCAGGCCGCCGTACGGGCCGGACGGGGGCGTGACGGGCGGCTGCTGCTCACCGACGTCGCCGCGCTGCCGCTGCGGGACGGGGTGCTGGACGCCGTGTTCGCCGCGGGCCTCGTCGCGCACCTCGGTGAACCGGCCTCCGGGCTGCGGGAGTTGGCGCGCGTGGTCCGCCCCGGCGGAGCGCTGGCCCTCTTCCATCCCGTCGGCCGCGCCGCCCTCGCGGCCCGCCAGGGGCGCCGGCTCACGCCGGACGACCTGCGGGCCGAGCCCAACCTGCGGCCGCTGCTGGCCGGTTCGGGCTGGCGGATGACGTCGTACACGGACGAGGAGAACCGCTTCCTGGCGCTGGCGGTGCGGGAGGACTGA
- a CDS encoding DUF742 domain-containing protein, giving the protein MTDDPTTAAQWYDTDAGPLVRPYAMTGGRTRPGPTGVRFDLIALVTLDPGAFGADDDHALGPEHRALIDLCRVETQSVAELSAGTDLPVGVVRVLLGDLLETGRVTVSRPVPPAHLPDERILREVIEGLRAL; this is encoded by the coding sequence ATGACCGACGACCCGACCACCGCCGCCCAGTGGTACGACACCGACGCCGGGCCCCTCGTGCGCCCGTACGCGATGACCGGGGGACGCACCAGACCGGGGCCCACCGGGGTGCGCTTCGACCTGATCGCCCTCGTCACCCTCGACCCGGGCGCGTTCGGCGCCGACGACGACCACGCGCTCGGGCCCGAACACCGCGCCCTGATCGACCTGTGCCGCGTCGAGACACAGTCCGTCGCGGAACTCTCCGCCGGGACCGACCTGCCCGTCGGCGTGGTCCGTGTCCTGCTCGGCGACCTGCTGGAGACCGGCCGCGTCACCGTCAGCCGCCCGGTGCCGCCCGCGCACCTGCCCGATGAACGGATCCTGCGGGAGGTCATCGAAGGGCTGCGGGCGCTGTAG
- a CDS encoding sensor histidine kinase: MRTPRKATAAGPESPNPVRGRRAHAGPPADEGLGDPTDPADGTPPRAQRWRIRPRTVRAKIVCLLMVPVVSLLALWAYATVTTAQDVSRLRQIQRVDSEVRAPVAAAVAALQAERTAAVRYATGPDAEQTDNLRGLARATDRAVARLRLGEDSTVADGQELPAGVAQRLAAFVTGAEQLRALRGAMLAGKTDWAQVYGRYTRTISDAFAVGGALSGIQDAELGSDARVLLEFSRAAEALAQEDAVLASARVAGRLDTGRLRMFGAAAQTRRALTEAAVTDLRGPERAAWRTLAGDDAYKGLTAAENRILASAPGTRALATAPESAWNAAHTRVQAGMRTIETDAGHEVARRADPFTRGLLTPAGAAVLLGLAAVVASLVISVRIGRGLVVELVSLRNGALEIARRKLPEAMRKLRAGEEIDVRAEAPPGPRAEDETGQVAEALTTVHRAALRAAAERAELASGISGVFVNLARRSQVLVHRQLSLLDSMERRSDDPNELSDLFRLDHLTTRMRRHAESLIILSGAAPGRAWRMPVPLTDVVRAAVSEVEDYARVEVRQLPEASVVGAAVADLTHLLAELVENAAQFSPPHTRVRVTGEPVGNGYAVEVEDRGLGMGQETLVRANRRITQSEALDLFDSDRLGLFVVSRLAARHGIKVHLRTSPYGGTTAVVLLPTALLDTGKPERSAAQAVRSGAPEHSVEPAYARIPGDHGHEAVPAPADRPALVAPTAPAAAPAPDSGPPPAQAPAPPPPGVTPLRLHRPQDDAPEPPEAADDDLPRRVRQASLVPQLRGPRAEEPERPRGPRDDGRTPEVVRDRMAAYRAGWARGGGRHPGRAAGPHSGSEGDPA, from the coding sequence ATGCGTACCCCCAGGAAGGCCACCGCGGCCGGCCCCGAGTCACCGAACCCGGTGCGCGGCCGCCGCGCCCACGCCGGGCCGCCCGCAGACGAGGGCCTGGGCGACCCCACGGACCCGGCGGACGGCACGCCCCCGCGCGCGCAACGCTGGCGAATACGCCCCCGCACCGTCCGCGCCAAGATCGTCTGCCTGCTGATGGTGCCGGTCGTCTCGCTGCTCGCCCTCTGGGCGTACGCCACCGTCACCACCGCCCAGGACGTCTCCCGGCTGCGCCAGATCCAGCGCGTCGACTCCGAGGTCCGCGCACCCGTCGCCGCCGCCGTCGCCGCGCTCCAGGCCGAACGCACGGCCGCCGTCCGGTACGCCACCGGGCCTGACGCCGAGCAGACGGACAACCTGCGCGGGCTCGCGCGGGCCACCGACCGTGCGGTCGCCCGGCTGCGGCTCGGCGAGGACAGCACCGTCGCCGACGGCCAGGAACTGCCCGCCGGAGTCGCCCAGCGGCTCGCCGCCTTCGTCACCGGGGCCGAGCAACTGCGCGCCCTGCGCGGCGCGATGCTCGCGGGGAAGACCGACTGGGCCCAGGTGTACGGGCGTTACACGCGCACGATCTCCGACGCGTTCGCCGTGGGCGGCGCGCTCTCCGGGATCCAGGACGCCGAACTCGGCTCCGACGCGCGCGTACTGCTCGAATTCTCCCGCGCCGCCGAAGCCCTCGCCCAGGAGGACGCCGTCCTCGCGAGCGCACGCGTGGCGGGTCGCCTCGACACCGGGCGCCTGCGTATGTTCGGCGCCGCCGCCCAGACCCGCCGCGCCCTCACCGAGGCCGCCGTGACCGACCTGCGCGGCCCCGAGCGAGCCGCCTGGCGGACCCTGGCCGGGGACGACGCCTACAAGGGCCTGACGGCCGCCGAGAACCGGATCCTTGCGAGCGCCCCCGGCACACGGGCCCTGGCCACCGCGCCGGAGTCCGCCTGGAACGCCGCCCACACGCGCGTGCAGGCGGGCATGCGCACCATCGAGACGGACGCCGGGCACGAGGTGGCCCGCCGCGCCGACCCCTTCACGCGCGGGCTCCTCACCCCGGCCGGCGCCGCCGTCCTGCTCGGCCTCGCCGCCGTCGTCGCCTCGCTCGTCATCTCCGTACGCATCGGCCGCGGCCTCGTCGTCGAACTCGTCAGCCTGCGCAACGGCGCCCTGGAGATCGCCCGCCGCAAACTCCCCGAGGCCATGCGCAAGTTGCGCGCGGGTGAGGAGATCGACGTCCGCGCGGAGGCCCCGCCGGGCCCCCGCGCGGAGGACGAGACCGGACAGGTCGCCGAGGCCCTGACGACCGTCCACCGGGCCGCCCTGCGGGCCGCCGCGGAGCGCGCCGAACTCGCCAGCGGCATCTCCGGGGTGTTCGTCAACCTCGCGCGCCGCAGCCAGGTCCTGGTGCACCGTCAGCTGAGCCTCCTGGACAGCATGGAACGCCGCTCCGACGACCCGAACGAGCTGAGCGACCTCTTCCGCCTCGACCACCTCACCACCCGCATGCGGCGCCACGCCGAGAGCCTGATCATCCTCTCCGGCGCCGCGCCCGGCCGCGCCTGGCGGATGCCGGTCCCGCTGACCGACGTGGTGCGCGCCGCCGTCTCCGAGGTCGAGGACTACGCGCGCGTGGAGGTACGGCAACTGCCCGAGGCGTCCGTCGTCGGCGCCGCCGTCGCCGACCTCACCCACCTGCTCGCCGAACTCGTCGAGAACGCCGCCCAGTTCTCGCCCCCGCACACGCGCGTGCGCGTCACCGGGGAACCCGTCGGCAACGGGTACGCCGTCGAGGTCGAGGACCGGGGACTCGGCATGGGCCAGGAGACCCTTGTGCGGGCCAACCGGCGCATCACCCAGTCGGAGGCGCTGGACCTGTTCGACAGCGATCGCCTCGGCCTGTTCGTCGTCAGCAGGCTCGCCGCCCGCCACGGCATCAAGGTCCACCTGCGCACCTCCCCCTACGGCGGCACCACCGCTGTCGTCCTGCTGCCCACCGCCCTCCTGGACACCGGCAAGCCGGAACGTTCCGCCGCACAGGCCGTCCGGAGCGGCGCACCGGAGCACAGCGTGGAACCCGCGTACGCGCGCATCCCAGGCGACCACGGCCACGAGGCCGTCCCCGCGCCGGCCGACCGCCCCGCCCTCGTCGCACCGACGGCACCGGCGGCAGCACCGGCCCCCGACTCGGGGCCGCCCCCGGCACAAGCCCCCGCGCCCCCGCCGCCGGGCGTCACCCCCCTGCGCCTGCACCGCCCCCAGGACGACGCCCCAGAGCCCCCTGAGGCCGCCGACGACGACCTCCCGCGCCGCGTGCGCCAGGCGAGCCTCGTACCCCAACTGCGCGGCCCGCGTGCGGAAGAACCCGAGCGCCCGCGCGGCCCGCGCGACGACGGACGCACCCCCGAAGTCGTCCGTGACCGCATGGCCGCCTACCGCGCGGGCTGGGCCCGCGGCGGCGGCAGACACCCCGGCCGCGCGGCCGGACCGCATTCCGGCAGTGAAGGAGACCCCGCATGA
- a CDS encoding roadblock/LC7 domain-containing protein: MIQDPGTRPSQRSGELDWLLDDLVTRVSEVRHAVVLSNDGLAVGASSDLGREDAEHLAAVSSGFHSLAKGAGRHFGAGGVRQTMVEMDDGFLFVAAAGDGSCLAVLTAVTADIGLVAYEMARLVKRVGEHLHTPPRVAARPPAAG; this comes from the coding sequence ATGATCCAGGACCCCGGCACGAGGCCGTCCCAGCGGTCGGGGGAACTCGACTGGCTGCTGGACGATCTGGTGACGCGCGTGAGCGAGGTACGGCACGCGGTGGTGCTGTCCAACGACGGCCTCGCCGTGGGCGCCTCCAGCGACCTCGGGCGCGAGGACGCCGAACACCTCGCCGCCGTCTCCTCCGGCTTCCACAGCCTCGCCAAGGGCGCCGGACGGCACTTCGGCGCCGGCGGCGTACGGCAGACCATGGTCGAGATGGACGACGGCTTCCTGTTCGTCGCCGCCGCCGGGGACGGCTCCTGCCTCGCCGTCCTGACCGCCGTCACCGCCGACATCGGGCTCGTCGCCTACGAGATGGCCCGCCTCGTCAAACGCGTCGGCGAGCACCTGCACACCCCGCCGCGCGTCGCCGCGCGCCCGCCCGCGGCGGGGTGA
- a CDS encoding PPOX class F420-dependent oxidoreductase: MAQKMTDEEWRAFVSHGTRTAKLSTVRADGSPHVAPIWFLLDGDDLVFNTGKETVKGRNLARDGRVALCVDDDRPPFDFVVLQGRATVSEDLSEVRHWAARIGARYMGEDRAEEFGARNGVPGELLVRVAVEKVLAQKAVSD; this comes from the coding sequence ATGGCGCAGAAGATGACCGACGAGGAATGGCGGGCGTTCGTCTCGCACGGCACCCGCACCGCGAAGCTGTCCACCGTCCGGGCCGACGGCAGCCCGCACGTGGCCCCGATCTGGTTCCTGCTCGACGGGGACGACCTGGTGTTCAACACCGGCAAGGAGACCGTGAAGGGCCGCAATCTGGCCCGTGACGGCCGTGTCGCCCTGTGCGTCGACGACGACCGCCCGCCCTTCGACTTCGTGGTGCTCCAGGGCCGGGCCACCGTCTCGGAGGACCTTTCCGAGGTCCGTCACTGGGCCGCCCGCATCGGGGCCCGCTACATGGGCGAGGACCGCGCCGAGGAGTTCGGCGCCCGCAACGGCGTGCCCGGCGAACTGCTCGTGCGGGTCGCCGTGGAGAAGGTCCTGGCGCAGAAGGCCGTCTCGGACTAA
- a CDS encoding roadblock/LC7 domain-containing protein, which translates to MGQNQGLDWLLDDLTERVEHVRHALVLTTDGLTAGASTGLRREDAEHLAAVSSGLHSLAKGSGRHFGAGQVRQTMVEFDDALLFVTAAGTGSCLCVLTGAEADMGQVAYEMTLLVSRVGEHLTMDVRQPERTPLTER; encoded by the coding sequence ATGGGGCAGAACCAGGGACTCGACTGGCTGCTGGACGACCTGACCGAGCGCGTCGAACACGTACGGCACGCACTCGTCCTCACGACCGACGGACTGACGGCCGGCGCCAGCACCGGACTGCGCCGCGAGGACGCCGAACACCTCGCCGCCGTCTCCTCCGGCCTGCACAGCCTCGCCAAGGGCTCCGGCCGCCACTTCGGAGCGGGCCAAGTACGGCAGACGATGGTCGAGTTCGACGACGCCCTCCTCTTCGTCACCGCCGCCGGCACCGGCAGCTGCCTGTGCGTCCTCACCGGTGCCGAGGCCGACATGGGCCAGGTCGCCTACGAGATGACACTCCTCGTCAGCCGCGTCGGGGAACACCTCACGATGGATGTGCGCCAGCCCGAACGCACCCCGCTCACAGAGCGCTGA
- a CDS encoding GTP-binding protein produces MASEHPDATGETAPLALKILVAGGFGVGKTTLVGAVSEIKPLRTEELLSEAGQTVDDTDGVDQKVTTTVAMDFGRITIRSGLSLYLFGTPGQDRFWFLWDELSQGALGAVVLADTRRLEDCFPAVDYFEHRHIPFVVAVNCFTGARAYAAPDVSRALDLDQGTPVVLCDARDRDSGKEVLIRLVEYAGRMHTARLLDSVG; encoded by the coding sequence ATGGCCTCCGAGCACCCCGACGCCACCGGCGAGACCGCCCCGCTGGCCCTGAAGATCCTGGTCGCCGGCGGGTTCGGCGTGGGCAAGACGACCCTCGTGGGCGCCGTCAGCGAGATCAAGCCGCTGCGCACCGAGGAACTGCTCAGCGAAGCCGGGCAGACGGTCGACGACACCGACGGCGTCGACCAGAAGGTCACCACGACCGTCGCCATGGACTTCGGCCGGATCACCATCCGCTCCGGCCTGTCGCTCTACCTGTTCGGCACCCCCGGCCAGGACCGCTTCTGGTTCCTGTGGGACGAACTTTCCCAAGGCGCCCTCGGCGCCGTCGTCCTCGCCGACACCCGGCGCCTGGAGGACTGCTTCCCGGCCGTCGACTACTTCGAGCACCGGCACATCCCGTTCGTCGTCGCCGTCAACTGCTTCACCGGCGCCCGCGCGTACGCCGCCCCCGACGTCTCCCGCGCCCTCGACCTCGACCAGGGCACCCCCGTCGTCCTGTGCGACGCGCGCGACCGCGACTCCGGCAAGGAAGTCCTCATCCGCCTCGTCGAGTACGCCGGGCGCATGCACACCGCCCGGCTCCTCGACTCGGTCGGCTGA